TGTCGATAGAGTTGGCGCGTAGTACTTACGAGAATGTCGAGTTTCGGTCTTTTGGTGAGTTTGTCATTCACCTTGCAAAAGATGGGAAACCTATTGATGAACGTGTGATCATGCTGAAGAAGCTCACGATTAATCAGTCGCCTCAGGACACAAGGATTAACAAGGGAAGGGGGGGTGCCCCGGATGAGTCCGTCGAGGAACCCGCTCGTGAATGGCAGCGATCTGGCAAGTGGCGCGAAGTTGATCCTAAAAACAGTTCGGTCATTAGTAAGGGAGAAGAAGTTGATATTGAAGATTTCCTGAAAAAGGGGTTCGTCAATATTGTGCATTTCCATTACCCGAAAGCCTTGGCGAGTATTCGGGAGGGGAATTATGTTGAAGCACTAGCCGCCAAACCATCAAATCGGATCGTGATTCTGAAAATTGTGGCCGCTGACTTCAAAGTCCCGATATGTGAAGCGTTAGAGATTAAGTCATTGCCACAGTTCTGGTTTTATGATGCTCGGGGGCGGTTGGTGAAGAAGTTAGCGGATCGCTTTACCGAGGGAGATATTGATGGGGCGTTAAAGTTGGCACGGCGAGGATTATGATGGGCGCGCCCGGTCGGCGTGCCCCCTCGGAAAGAAGTTGTCAGATGCCGATCATGCGTGAGAGAATCATATGGTAGCGGGAAACTTTGTTCATTCAGTTCATTGAACGATTGCGAGGAACACCATGGCGCGTCAGAGTGTTGATTGGGAAGATATGTTTCGCGCACTTGAAGCGTATAGTAAGGAGCATGGGGACTGTCAGGTTCCCGCTAACTGGAAAAAGAATCTCCAGCTTGGGCGGTGGGTGGCGATGCAGCGATATCGTCATAAAATCGGAGAGCTCACAAAATCCTATGTGGTTCGTTTAACTAAAATCGGTTTTGTTTGGTCGCCCGCTGATAAAGTCTGGAACGACATGTATCAACGGTTGGTGAAATACAAGAAGAAACATGGTCATTGTGATGTGCCTTCTTCGTGTCCTTCGGAACCTGATCTGGCAAATTGGGTGGCAAATCAACGACATCGCAAGAAAATGAACTCCCTTGCCGCTGGTCGGGTTACGCAACTGGAAGAAGCCGGGTTTGTTTGGTCGGTTTACGGGAAGCAGCAGCGAGAGAAAGTGATGGAAGTCAAGCGCAAGACGGCTCCCGTTCAGGCATTGACTTCCGCGCCGGTGAGTGAAGAGCGTCTTTATCAGATTAGCGGTGAGTATATTCAATATAATGGAACTGGGGAGATGCCTCCTCGACTTGCAAAATATGTTCAGCTTCATAATGGGAATTTACCTTCATGTATTATTTTGCCCCGCATGCCCTTGGTTTTTAGGCTTGGGGGGAGCGATTCCGCAGGGATTCCTGCGCTGAAGATCAAATGGGCTGGCAAGGGGCCGCTCCCTGAGGATGTGCTCGAGTACCTGAATGAGACAGGGGCGCTGCCGCCTCATGGTCCGTAAGGATCGAAACAGGAGGTAAATATTGAAAACTCCAGTACAATATTTTGTCCGGACGCTTTGTGCGATGGTGGCCATACCGTTGGTGTTCATCGTGATTTATCCCTTTGTGTATTTGCTTTTGCCGGAAGCGACGGCCCGGTTGGCCGATCTGCCAAGAGATGTGGGGGTTCTTTTGATGGGTGAGGCTGTTTTTGCTCCTTTATGTGGCATATGGTTATATTTACGGGCTCGATATCAGGCTTCTAAAACAGAACTCAGTGAGTCCTGTGATACCCGTGATATCCTTTAATTAACTTGCATGAGTACGGTTTCACATAGTTCTAGAATTTCCGATATTTTACTCCGTCGCGGCAGTATGTCGGCCGAAGCGCTGCAACAGGCGCAGGAGCAGGCGCAGTCGCTTTCAATACGACTTGAGAAATATCTGCAGGATAACTCGTTAATTACGCCGACGGAGGCGACGCTGTGTCTGGCGGAATATCTGCGGATGGCGCCCATCACGCTGGCGCATTTTACTCCGAGCCCCCAGCTCCTTGAAACCATTCCCGCTGATATCTTGCGAAAACACCAGGCTGTGCCGATCATGAAAGTGGGTGGGCTTTTGGTGGTTGCATTAGGGGATCCGTTTGATGTGATGGCGGTGGATGAGCTCCATGTGATTTCCGGGCTCCAGATCATGCCGCTGGTCGCGGGTGAAAAGGATATCCAGGACGCCCTTGCGCGAGCCTTGGCTCCGGCGGAGTCCAGTAATATTGATCTCGAAGATATCATGCGCGATTCCGATGATGATATCGAAGTCGGAAAAGAGGATAAGCAGGAGCTCAGTCTTGAGGAAATCATGGAGAGCGCTGAGGGGGCGCCTGTCATCCGGATGGTGAATATGATGCTGGTGGAGGCGTTGCGTACGAAGGCCAGCGATATTCATATTGAGCCGCAGGAAAAAACGCTGAGGCTCAGGTATCGAATTGATGGGTCGCTGAGAGAGCGGCCAAGTCCCCCGAAGAGTTATCAGCCTGCCATTATTTCCCGTATCAAGATTATGTCTGATATGGATATTGCGGAACGGCGTATCCCGCAAGATGGTCGCTTCCGGATTAAGGCGCTGGGGAAGGAAGTGGATATCCGGGTCAGTGCGCTTCCCTCCATCCATGGGGAGAAAATCGTTATGCGTGTGCTCGACAAGAGCGCCCTATTTCCCAGTCTCAGTGGGTTAGGTCTCGATGAGCATGCCTATGCCGCTTTTGCCTATGCGATCGCTCAGCCACATGGAATCATTCTGGTAACGGGTCCCACCGGAAGCGGGAAAACGACTACCCTGTACTCCTGTCTGCAGGAATTGAACAAAATTGATGTGAATATTGTGACCTGCGAAGACCCTGTTGAATATCAATTGGCGGGTGTCAATCAGGTGCAAATCAATGCGGTGGGGTTAACCTTTGCTGCCGCCTTGCGCTCCATTCTGCGGCAGGATCCGGATATTGTGCTGGTAGGCGAAATCCGTGATGGTGAAACGGCTGAAATCGCGGTAAAGGCCGCGCTTACCGGTCACTTGGTGCTCAGTACGTTGCATACGAATGATGCAGCCGGTGCCATTACCCGACTGATCGATATGGGGATTCCGCCTTTCCTGATGGCGTCCTCCATGATTTTGTCGCAAGCACAGCGACTTTTCCGCAAGCTCTGTACCGCATGTCGGACGCAAGTGGAACTGCCGCTGGATGTGCTCAGGGCCAATAAGATCGATCCGGAGTTTTTCAGGGATCCCAATAATCCAGGGGGGGCTGGTTTCGTGCCCGTTTTTAAGGCTGTCGGCTGTCCAAAATGTAACGGGTCAGGGTACAAGGGGCGGGGTGCCATTATGGAGGTGTTGCCGGTTACCGAGCGTATCAAGGAGATGATTATGAAAGGCGCGACTAGCGGGGAAATCCGTGAGGCGGCGCAGGAGGAGGGGATGTTGACGCTCAAACAGGCCGGATTGAAGAAGGTGAAAGAGGGTGTGACCTCGCTTGAGGATGCCATGGAGCTTACGGGTGGTGAATAAAGGCCGAAGGGAGATGCAGGAATGAGTCCTTTGCTGCGTTCAGGAGGAACTGGGAAACCCGTCGGGGCGATTGGTTCGTTGGCGCCAAAGGTGGCTCAAAAACCGGCTTTGAATACGAGCGCCAAAAAACCGGTTGCCGCTCAGGTAGTCAGAACAACTCGTAAAGGTGTAGGGAAAGTCCGGGGTGCGAATAAAATTGTTCAGAAGGATCTGGCTCCATTTTCCCGGCAGATGGCCGCCATGTTGTCGGCGGGTATGCCGATTGTCGCAGCGCTGGAAACTTTGGAGGAGCAGGCGGCCAACCCCAATTTTAAAATCGTCATAGGTTCGTTGAAACGGAATATTGAAGGGGGCTCCTCTTTCTCTGAAAGTCTTCAGCAGATACCGGATGTGTTCGACGTGCTTTATGTGAATATGGTTCGGGCAGGGGAACAGAGCGGGCAGTTTGCGGAAACCATGCGACGTATCGGCGATTTGCTCGAGGCTACCGCACGTCTACGGCGCAAGGTGAAGTCTGCAATGACTTATCCGGTGGTTGTGCTTTCCCTCTCTTTGATCATTGCCAGCGGTATGATCATTTTCATCGTGCCGGTTTTTGCGGGTATGTTTAATGATTTTGGCGGAAAATTGCCTGCTCCTACTCAATTTCTCGTGGACCTGAGCGCAGGAATCAAAAAGTATGCAGCTATTATTATTCCCGCGATTATGCTCACCATTTGGGGCTTTAAGCGCTGGAAGAAAACCGCCTCAGGCGCATGGGCCATGGATCGCATGGCCTTAAAAGCCCCGGTGTTCGGGTTGCTTACTCAAAAAGTCGCGATTGCTCGTTTTTCCCGTACTCTCAGTCAGTTGGTTCAAAGCGGGGTGCCTATCTTGAACGCGCTTGAAATCGTTGCTAAAGCGGCCAACAATCTGGTGATTGAGTCAGCCATTATGGATGCCCGCAAAGCGGTTGAACATGGGGATACGCTTTCGTCTGGTTTAGAGGGCAAGGATTGTATTCCAAAGTTGGTCGTGCGCATGCTCTCTGCCGGAGAGAAAACAGGTAAAGTTGACGAAATGCTGGGAAGTGTGGCGGACACCTATGATGACGAGGTAGAGGCTATGTTGGCTTCCCTGACCTCCCTGTTGGAGCCATTATTGATGGTATTTCTCGGGGTAGTTATCGGAGGCATTGTGGTTTGTATGTTCCTGCCAATATTCAAGATGGTTGACGTCATCAAGTAAGATACTCATGACAGCGCCCATGCATAAGACTGTCCTCTATGCCGGCCACATCAGGCAGGGAGCGCGAATGGTGGATTTCAGCGGTTGGTCGATGCCTGTGCAATACGATGGAATTCTGATTACCACGGAACACTCCGGTGGGCCGGCTGGATAAAGTTACGGCAGCGAAGGATATGTGTTTTAGGGCTTAGTTATGAACATACAAACAGATCCAAATGAAGAGTTCAGTCTTGCAGGAATACGAATTCTAGTGGTAGATGATGATGAAGTCATACGCCTGCTCGCCCAGCGCGTGCTCATGTCGCGTCACGCCGCAGTTGAAGTGGCTGAAAA
Above is a genomic segment from bacterium containing:
- a CDS encoding helicase associated domain-containing protein → MARQSVDWEDMFRALEAYSKEHGDCQVPANWKKNLQLGRWVAMQRYRHKIGELTKSYVVRLTKIGFVWSPADKVWNDMYQRLVKYKKKHGHCDVPSSCPSEPDLANWVANQRHRKKMNSLAAGRVTQLEEAGFVWSVYGKQQREKVMEVKRKTAPVQALTSAPVSEERLYQISGEYIQYNGTGEMPPRLAKYVQLHNGNLPSCIILPRMPLVFRLGGSDSAGIPALKIKWAGKGPLPEDVLEYLNETGALPPHGP
- a CDS encoding ATPase, T2SS/T4P/T4SS family, translated to MSTVSHSSRISDILLRRGSMSAEALQQAQEQAQSLSIRLEKYLQDNSLITPTEATLCLAEYLRMAPITLAHFTPSPQLLETIPADILRKHQAVPIMKVGGLLVVALGDPFDVMAVDELHVISGLQIMPLVAGEKDIQDALARALAPAESSNIDLEDIMRDSDDDIEVGKEDKQELSLEEIMESAEGAPVIRMVNMMLVEALRTKASDIHIEPQEKTLRLRYRIDGSLRERPSPPKSYQPAIISRIKIMSDMDIAERRIPQDGRFRIKALGKEVDIRVSALPSIHGEKIVMRVLDKSALFPSLSGLGLDEHAYAAFAYAIAQPHGIILVTGPTGSGKTTTLYSCLQELNKIDVNIVTCEDPVEYQLAGVNQVQINAVGLTFAAALRSILRQDPDIVLVGEIRDGETAEIAVKAALTGHLVLSTLHTNDAAGAITRLIDMGIPPFLMASSMILSQAQRLFRKLCTACRTQVELPLDVLRANKIDPEFFRDPNNPGGAGFVPVFKAVGCPKCNGSGYKGRGAIMEVLPVTERIKEMIMKGATSGEIREAAQEEGMLTLKQAGLKKVKEGVTSLEDAMELTGGE
- a CDS encoding type II secretion system F family protein, which translates into the protein MSPLLRSGGTGKPVGAIGSLAPKVAQKPALNTSAKKPVAAQVVRTTRKGVGKVRGANKIVQKDLAPFSRQMAAMLSAGMPIVAALETLEEQAANPNFKIVIGSLKRNIEGGSSFSESLQQIPDVFDVLYVNMVRAGEQSGQFAETMRRIGDLLEATARLRRKVKSAMTYPVVVLSLSLIIASGMIIFIVPVFAGMFNDFGGKLPAPTQFLVDLSAGIKKYAAIIIPAIMLTIWGFKRWKKTASGAWAMDRMALKAPVFGLLTQKVAIARFSRTLSQLVQSGVPILNALEIVAKAANNLVIESAIMDARKAVEHGDTLSSGLEGKDCIPKLVVRMLSAGEKTGKVDEMLGSVADTYDDEVEAMLASLTSLLEPLLMVFLGVVIGGIVVCMFLPIFKMVDVIK